ggggggtgaATGCATTAGACTAGCTTAATACCTTGTAAACCTCTCCGAATCCACCTTTACCGAGCTTGTTATCTTCTGAGAACTTGTTAGTGGCAGCTTTAAGTGTTGGCAAATCAAATAGCAAAGACTCTACAGttataatttcttaaattaGCAGAGCTACACaatgaaatggtaaatttaGGGAATactctatatataatataagagtAACATGTACAGTCATGAGGGAATCAAATTTCCAATGAAATCGATAAAAATTGGTCATTACCATTTTCCTCCTCCATAGGGTACTTTTTTCTTGCACTCCTTCTTTGGAAACAGTAAACCATAGCCAATAGCACCATACAGACAGCAATTGGAGTAACGATAGCAATGACTGTTAGTGATGAGACTTGGCTTTTTCCTGCTCAATCAATAAAGTTTATaggaagggaaaaaaacaaaatcagtgATTGTTAATTAGCTTCAAGAGGAATTTAAAAGCTTTAGGCCCAAACAATTAGCTAGTGCGCTTCAGTTTTTACCATTGGATCTTGGGGCCGAATCTGGTGGAGCTATAGCTGGAGGAGGAGGCGGCGGCGGTGTAGCGGTGTTCCGGTAAAATGGGTACACTTCGTACCTAACATTACAACTAGGAACTAATTCTGTTGCCCCTTTCCTTACACTACAATGATCCGGCAAATTTGCAACCCGTCCCCGAAGACACTTATTACAACTGGAGCTTGAGATATCCGGCGTGCACTGTACAAGGCAGTAGAGAGTTATGGACGAAGAAAGGTTGTTTTCTTTGGTGGCAAACTTGGTAGCACCAGGCTGATCAGCAGCTGTGGCCCGAGTGACCGAGTCATTCATCATGGATCCCAGTAGCTGAGTGAATCCGTCTAGCACAGTAATGTTTTGGTCGTTGCAAGCGTAATATGTCACCCTGTCATTCATGATGGAGAAGAATGATTCATTTGAGTAGCGTAACATGCACTCGTCGTACCAGATAATGGCCTCAGTTCCTGCGGGGCAGTATTTCTGCACTACTGCTTTAGCTGCCGTTGCCACGCAGTCTTTGCAGACATCGGCGGTGTCATCGCCACGGCAGAGAAAGAGGCCGTAAATCTGGTTGGGTGAGTTTTGTCCGACGGTGGTGTTATAGAAACCACCTTCGCGTGAGGCATTGGAGGAAAGGGAAGAGAGGAGGTGGTTGAGATTGGACTGATAGGTGCTATTGGGGGTGAAATTATTTCCATTTGGACAGTAATAGGAGCGGAAATTTGGGGCGGCTTCACTAATTATGAACAGGATACTAATCGAGAAATGGACCACAAAGGTAACCTTCGAAGGGAAACTCATTTTGATATCATCTATTCCGTCTTGTTCTCATTTTGGTATGGTGGGGGGAAAAGTTTTACAACATAAATCGTTTTGTAGTGTTGTTCTTTTCgttttatgttttcttaaagAAATACTAATCAATCTtaagatttttataaaaaaaaaaattaaaaaaagaaagaaaaggtcaCGTAGACTTGAGTGGTAAACTTTTGAACATTGACAAGGTAGATGTTAGCTGTAATATTCCTTTCAGAAGGCACTACTCTACTCTTCCGTGTTGTTGttatagaagaagaaaggaaactgCTGAAGTAATGCCCCTTTCAGAGCTGCGGAAAAGATAGCATAGAATAGTCGCTGATATGGGGAAAGAACGGTAAGCTAGTGATGGCTGATGCCTTggacttttttgttttacaaatttttgggaaaattacattttgctcaattgtgatttgtttaaaaaacattatgtggtttaaaaaatgacattttacttACCTAAAGTTagctttgtttattttttgttacccacttctattaaaaataagggtaaatttgtatttttattacctttttatgtctttcttctttcaaaacattaaaaactaaaaaaataaaaataaaaataaaagatcaaaagctaggttttgtaaaaattaaaatctaacttttacatctttttcaaatcaacttttaaatcttttattttaaaaccttCCCCTATTTCTATAGAACACACATCAACAAAGCCGTCAACAACTTTGTCTTAATCCTAGAATGAGTAAAGATCAGGTGAACTAAACATAGAGGCAACATTAACCATGAGTCTAGAAAGACAACAatgaaaaaagatgaaaaaagaattgaTGGATATTGGAAAGGAGTTGTTTACTGTTGAAGCAAAATTAATCCTTGTTTGGGtaataagaaaaaggaaaactttACTACACTGAGATCAATTTAATTGTGTGGCTTTTTGGTTCAGGTTGAGTTTCTCAATATTCTAGGAAGGAGAAATTTGTTTCATGTTCCTCAATTTCCTCGACAACCAAAGGGATGGTAATAAATGCCATGAGGAAATATGAATCTGTAATGGATATGCATACCGGTGAACTCGCTTAAATTACATTacatttttcagattttttacatatttaataGTTTTGAGGTTTGATCactaaaacttttttgtttttcggGTGCTATTTTAATCTGTTGCAGTTCATAATATTGAGTATGCTTTTGGGGCACATGAGCATCAGGGATTTTTGAAGTAGAACTAAAGCATTGTCTTGGTTTCACGTTTAGAAAATCAATATAAGGTCTAAAAGTTGATGCATGAAAAAAGAtgtaaaagttaggttttaatttttacaaaatctagctttttgatatttgtttcccttgattttttagttttttatgtttaaagatgagagagacataaaaaggtaataaaaatacaaatttaccctTGTTTCTAACAGAAGTGGAAAACGGAAGATAAACAGAGCTAACTTCAAGTGGGTAAAGTACCAATTTTCAATCCACAGGTAAACAAAGTATTTTTTGGGCAAACCACAGATAGATAAAGTGTAGTCtccctaaattttttattttattttttagttaggGCCTGTGGTGAGCATCAAGTTTTTTCCTAGAAATGTTCTTTTATTGTTTACTAGTTTTTGACCCGTATAATGCacgaaaaaaatttacaaaaaatatttgtataatAACTTCCAAACAATTCAACAGAGTCAAACCTTCCAgatgaaggagaaagagaggaattATTACAATGCACTTGGAATTAGTTTGATTTATACATTTCTGAATCAAACATcccaaatagagagagagagagagagagagagagagagagagagattattacAATGTAAGTGTTTGCAAATTTTGCTAAAGCATCCGCTACAACATCCTTATTGACCCAATTTTAAAGGACCAAAACTTCTATGGATAACTCTTGTATTATTACATGGCGCTGAGATGGACCATAGCATTTTATCTAAAGCTCCATTGAGTGCCTGAAAGCATGATTTGGCATTTTCTTACAATTGATTGTGTCTGTTGCACTAATTGTTGTGACTAAGAAACATAGAGTAGTAAATAGTTGAACTCCTAACTGTTTGCAATATacacaacaaaaccaaataaaaaagaagaaaggactattaaaaagtaaatataatttgTTTGTATCCTCTCCAGATGAGGATACTAACAAATAAGTATATAAATCGAGTtgcataaataattaattaattatataactatTTGTCTTTTTCACCTTAAAATAAGTATATAAATggagttgaataaaaaaatgataaaatttaactacaaaattagttgtagtataaggttacaaccttacttaatatcattaacattattACATGTTTCAAAAATCTAATCgttggattatatgttctttattcttttaatacatatgtcaaattcagtatcaattggatattatttactatattctataaaattatattttacgcataattttaaactacaaaaacttgcaatttaaacaatttatagatgacataactattgatttttaattttctagaaattttacaagtataaaaaatataagaaaatataattcaatagtacatttgttaaaaaattatctttgataaaaaaatattgaataaggttgtagTATAAAGTTACAACTAGGGTATGTTTAGAtaccatttattttattgaaaattaaaaactaaaaatattagactaaaataatttttaaatgtataaatagtactataaaacctatttttaataaaaattttgtcttaaaaaaaaatatacagaCCCACTAAAAAAGCTTTAGCAGTGTTGAAATGtacttctcccaaaaaaaaaaaaaaaaaatacagacgCTGACGCTCTGAATAATCATTATCCAAACCGGTactaattttgttaaaaaaaaaaaaaattaccaaaagaaAAGCCAACGTGGAGTgccagtgttttttttttttttttttttaagccaacGTGGAGTGCCAGCTAAATGGGCCAATGTGATCATTCAGTGTTGAATAAAACATAGGATTTCCCTTCTCACCTTGATTCAATATCCGTTCGCTGATGTGATGTTTTCTAATGGAAATGTTAGCAAGAGTTCGGCGATTCGAGGTAGAAAGACAATTCTACAAATGAGATATTTTCGGGTGAAAAGAAGGGTTGGACTtacttttgttaaattattaaaaaaaaattaattaaaatcaaattttcccTCATCAGTTGACGTCTCAAAACTCAAAGAAGTGACATAATGTTTactacaaaaatatttttctaaatttatattaggTTGTGTTAACGAGCACCAATGTCCGTTAATAACACATTTTAGATAAtcttttgtgtaatttttttagtttttgacgcttttttagtttttggcaatttttttttatctcttttaacaattttttttacaactattttttctctttttaaatgaaacacaaaaaatgaaatgttaacaagcaccagTTAACATTTCCCATTTATATTATATGCATTTATTTAACATATAATGTTTagtcaattatttttaaaaaatttatttataaaaaagttgataactttttcaaaaaattacaataaaatattctcCAAAACATACAAGAATTAGAGCATTtgtatttgtataaatattataatgttattttagcatcaaaaaaactaaaaagcaagCTACAACAAATGTtgcattcttaaaaaaaatagcaacttAGCTACAGTGAgcttatcttaaaaaaataataatattattttaatgccttctctttcttcttccctttaaaaaaaaaatatttggaagttttgttttattttaataagctGTTTATATTATtagatgtattgtaaaatgagatgttaatattgataaagtgattttttgagatattaaatactaaaatttttgaaagtttggataagaatgctcttaccACCTCAAACTCTAATTTAACTTAACATTGGTAGAGTCAAAGGTaaaattttttgctttcttgctATAATGAATTGTCCGAGACTAGCAGTTCACTCTAGCAAAAAagtatttataaaattattactttatCACTTTAGTTGGGATTGGTGACAGAAAAGAAGtgagaaataaattaataaaaaaataaatagtatttgGTTGATGgtaaaaataagaatattaaTGCAGAGTGTGTTGtgaaattatgtattaaaataaataaagtagatttttgaagtgttaaatgcaaaaaaatttagctcaACTGATGTGAATGCATAAAGCCCCAACTTCTATCTTTTTTGTTCACCTCCTTTCCCTTCTCCATTTGTCTAACAAATCCCTACTCCTCTCTTATTTGGCACAATGTCAAGTAGATCAGTGGAGATCGATGTTTTGGTGTGCGAATTGATGTGATGGTGAGCATAAATGCATAATCATCACCCATTAGTGGGGCTTTGTCACGAACTATCAACGGAGCTTTATCGTTGCACATGCTCTGCCGCGACCCATTTATGGAGCTCTAGACCCTACTCATGGCCGACataccttgattttttttttttataaaaaagttttgcatgtaactattttaaaaaatatgtaactaagtaaatttttttagtggaaGTAGTAGATATTAACTACAATCAagttgagaaacaaacacacacgtAAAAGAGATGGAAAGGAGTTCTAACACAAAgatactaccaaaaaaaaaaaaactacaaccAAGTTTCTAATTCAAATTTTGTCTACATATGTATACACAATTAATAATAGGATTCTATATTTGGGTTTCAACATTTTGCATACTAAAATACCTTCACACATAGTAGtagtttcaataatttttctcaaGGTGTTCCTTAAGTCTCACATCCTCTTTGCTTACCAACATCTTGCCCAAATAGGTAGCAATATAAACAATATACTGCATCCTTGTTTATACTATATTCCAACCACTTTCTATTTACATACCATTCGAATCTAAATCGACAGAACTTTCCATAAAAATCTGTTAGAGGGTAATCATGGTCTTGGAAAACAGGTTGACAAGGgcctttttgtaaataatatctttttatttcatcatgattattagAATGATAAGATGATATCTTTTCTCGTTACCCAGGATTTGAAAGAAGAGTTTCTAAGTTAAAGTCAACACGAATTCGCTTAGAAAATGAAGATGAATCTTGGGTATGTggtttttttatcaaatatttgtccataattctagcaaaagaataaataataaactataaattcatttgaaatattaataaaactattaattattgttgtttagctgtttcattaatttgttttgtcttctataaactataatttgttatattgttgtttcattaattataaaattattaattgttgtttagccaaatataatttaacttgtttgtcttttataatgtattggttaattaaattattaattattgtttattagttgcgtctcccaattaattattggttaattaaattattggtTATTAGTTGCGTCTCccaattaattattggttaattaaattattggtTATTAGTTGCACTAGCTCACACCCTATGTGCATTTACTTCCCCCAATTCAAATATCCCACCCCGGCCCCATGCCCCCATTTACCCCCCACTCAACAGACAAGCCCCATGGCCCCCAATCACAAGAACCAATTAGATAaattcacaatcacaaatcacaatatgctaaaagacaattaattgtatctcaccaacaccaacaccaacaccaacaatcACCAACACCAACGAATAAAGCCAAAAATAAAGTCTAAGAGAGAAACTCATACCCATTAACCCGTATATGTAAGAgactaaagagagaaaaagatcaaATACCTTGAGGTTGAGGGAGTACGAAGGCCTGAGGCTAAGCTGAGGGGCGGCGCCGTCGAGCAGCACGTAAAGGCGTGACCAATCTCCAATCCGATTGGACCGATCTTTGATCTCCAATGCCCGATGTGCTCTAGAGCTCCAATTTGAGGCCCGATCATTGATGACTGATGTGCTCTAGAGCTCGCGCCGTTCGTTGGTTGTCGTCACTGATGGCtgatgagggttttttttttttttttttttctttaggttagGTTTCTGATTTCAGTTTTTGCTTTACTTGATGAATCAGACACGTATATTagattttggtttgtttgtttgggtttgCTACCATTTGTAATCTATTGGGTTTGCTACCATCTCTAATCTGTTCATTttgatgttgggcttttttCCCCTAGTGGACTTGctctgtttcaattttttttttcttcagattttagttcaaaaatttttttgggttttttttttttttttttttgcttgaaagtataacaaataaaaaaatttaaattattatatacaaatttttttttaggtcaaGGTGTCCCTGGAAACACCCTGGACTAaacgtggcgccgccactattcacacaaattcttaaactctttaaaatatccatatcttttagttaaataattttaaattaaaaaacacaaactaattaaaagagtaatttaccATATATTTCtaagttttaggttttttttttcgtatCTTCTCCATTCGGCCTAAAACTTAGGAGGGACactatctctatctcatttttaaacattatttcacATTAccttacctctttttttttataaaaaaaaaaaaattagacagtTATTCATACATCACTTTTGAACGttataacactaaaccaaaaatacaaataaatgaaaaaaagtattattgtaCACGCAAAGCGTGTGTGTTATgagtctaatatatatatatatatatatatatatatatatacacacacacacacacactagtcaTTTAACCTGTGCGATGCACGGGTTAATTTACTTAATGagtttggaaggaaaaagaaaaaacattatatTTGAGTTTAATGGTTACTATTAagactttaaaaagaaaaatagttagAAACGTAGCATAGATGCATAAAATGCTTGTGAGGAGATGGTTAGATGGCTATATCTATCCACAACCGTCATTggaatcatttttaaaaagatgTAATCATATATAGGTAATAAATAACACTGTataactaaaagaaaataaaaggacatAAGAAAAtgacttaatattttaaatatatattcatagttaattggaaaatttttatagaaagtaaTTAATTGATATCAAGAACATAATAAATTTCGGCCTAAAAAACTAACTGaataaataaatctttaaattatcatttttaaaaaaaaaattatgattaatacTGAATCAGCAATGTACAAAAATCTATACAGAATACATGTCTAAGCATTACTCTAGTCTTTGTAGTATATTATATGCCCATACCAATTTAAAAGGAAACTGTGTAGATCTAACTAAACGCAAATATTCTAATAACACTATTGAGAGATAGTTGGAAACAAAACCCAAGTGaaagatgaaataaataaatga
The sequence above is drawn from the Castanea sativa cultivar Marrone di Chiusa Pesio chromosome 5, ASM4071231v1 genome and encodes:
- the LOC142633449 gene encoding cysteine-rich receptor-like protein kinase 10; this translates as MSFPSKVTFVVHFSISILFIISEAAPNFRSYYCPNGNNFTPNSTYQSNLNHLLSSLSSNASREGGFYNTTVGQNSPNQIYGLFLCRGDDTADVCKDCVATAAKAVVQKYCPAGTEAIIWYDECMLRYSNESFFSIMNDRVTYYACNDQNITVLDGFTQLLGSMMNDSVTRATAADQPGATKFATKENNLSSSITLYCLVQCTPDISSSSCNKCLRGRVANLPDHCSVRKGATELVPSCNVRYEVYPFYRNTATPPPPPPPAIAPPDSAPRSNGKSQVSSLTVIAIVTPIAVCMVLLAMVYCFQRRSARKKYPMEEENESLLFDLPTLKAATNKFSEDNKLGKGGFGEVYKGILPNGQEIAVKMLSKNSTQGAEEFKNEVKILAKLQHRNLVRLFGYCLDGNEKILVYEYVPNKSLDNFLNDPEKQRTLDWSRRYKIIGGIARGILYLHEDSRLRIIHRDLKASNILLDEDMNPKISDFGMARIFSNDQTQENTFKIAGTYGYMPPEYAMQGHFSLKSDVYSFGILLLEILSGKKNGSFCTSDPSENLLSHAWKHWNGGTSLELLDPTIRDSYSRTEVNKCIHIALLCVQENPAQRPTMDSIILMLNSNSVTLSSPQRPAFFLQSGTEQNVLELELDQSKGKSILFSVDEASITEVYPR